One window of the Periophthalmus magnuspinnatus isolate fPerMag1 chromosome 6, fPerMag1.2.pri, whole genome shotgun sequence genome contains the following:
- the bet1l gene encoding BET1-like protein produces MADWNRGHSSVEDMLDAENKRMAENLSAKVSRLKSLAYDIDQETEDQNDYLDGMDSNFMSATGLLTGSVKRFSTMVRSSRDNRRLLCYISIGLVVVFFILYYIVIRIQR; encoded by the exons ATGGCGGACTGGAACAGAG GCCACAGCTCTGTGGAGGACATGCTGGATGCTGAGAACAAACGAATGGCAGAAAACTTGTCAGCTAAAGTTTCAAGATTGAAATCT TTGGCTTATGACATCGACCAAGAGACAGAGGATCAGAATGATTATTTAGATGGCATG GACTCAAACTTCATGAGTGCCACTGGTCTTCTAACTGGAAGTGTGAAACGTTTTTCAACTATGGTTCGATCGAGTCGGGACAATCGGCGTCTCCTTTGCTACATCTCCATCGGACTGGTCGTCGTATTCTtcatattgtattatattgtgatAAGGATTCAGCGCTGA
- the deaf1 gene encoding deformed epidermal autoregulatory factor 1 homolog isoform X2 produces MDEADSATKALGLDEPPLTGPIHGPPGIGSDTESEAEAQAMEPGNLDIGAGSLQNSDEAEAAFAEVARVTAVSVSGVHGADDNVFTTTTSGSLPEHVLSGRTLQLGEGLNQKATLIVVHTDSSIVEAAGLKSSSAIAPVCPSGAQTPSTPLSPQDKPSGSKYNWDPSVYNNELPVRCRETSGILYKNRLGSGGKGRCIKHNQQWYTPTEFEGLAGRASSKDWKRSIRYAGRPLLCLIQDRILVPHAASCTCASCCDDIILCAKEGEQIESEQIILGGPVRLFVPYKRRKKDGDPPVIPQKKELTVPKSLTLPPGTFTVTPTGHIATTTGTLSFERASSGEPSALDTPPEVFANATVLTALPALAVAPQPVQTKVTLGPGSSLQGAGLSHQGAGLTLEVGSVGGVSPTGNQVDKNTWVYLEEMANTLLSNVQQLKNLIEQAKQGAVMGKDSRRECSLNQSFESQLGFSHSDDSDPKRSSDLNEIIMNMCVNCGRVAISECTGCHKVSYCSNFCQRKDWKDHQLTCTGAVQDEDQIPSLTMDKVK; encoded by the exons ATGGACGAAGCCGACTCGGCCACGAAGGCGCTCGGGCTGGATGAACCGCCCCTTACCGGGCCGATCCACGGGCCGCCGGGGATAGGCTCGGACACGGAGTCGGAGGCAGAGGCACAGGCGATGGAGCCGGGAAACCTCGACATAGGAGCCGGGTCCCTGCAGAACTCAGACGAGGCCGAGGCGGCGTTTGCAG AGGTGGCACGGGTgactgctgtgtctgtgtccggTGTCCATGGGGCAGATGACAATGTTTTCACCACAACAACCTCAGGGAGTCTTCCTGAACATGTGCTG AGCGGCCGCACACTGCAGCTCGGTGAGGGCCTGAACCAAAAGGCGACTCTGATCGTAGTGCACACGGACAGCAGCATCGTGGAGGCGGCTGGACTCAAATCCTCCTCCGCCATCGCTCCag TGTGCCCGTCTGGTGCACAGACACCCTCCACACCGCTCTCGCCTCAGGACAAACCCTCTGGATCCAAATACAACTGGGACCCTTCAGTGTACAACAACGAGCTGCCTGTGCGCTGTCGAGAGACCAGCGGCATCCTCTACAAGAACAGGCTCGGATCAG GAGGCAAAGGGCGATGTATCAAACACAACCAGCAGTGGTACACTCCCACAGAGTTCGAGGGTTTGGCCGGACGAGCCAGCAGCAAAGACTGGAAGAGGAGCATCCGATACGCAGGAAGACCACTGCTCTGCCTCATACAG gATCGTATCTTGGTCCCTCACGCGGCCTCCTGCACTTGTGCCTCATGCTGTGACGACATAATTCTA TGCGCCAAGGAAGGGGAGCAGATTGAATCAGAACAAATAATTTTG gGCGGTCCAGTTCGTTTGTTTGTCCCATAcaaaaggaggaagaaagaTGGCGATCCTCCGGTCATTCCCCAAAAGAAAGAACTTACCGTCCCAAAGAGCCTCACTCTCCCTCCAGGAACAT TCACAGTCACGCCCACCGGGCACATCGCCACGACAACAGGAACTTTGAGTTTTGAACGTGCATCATCTGGAGAACCCTCTGCTCTGGACACACCCCCCGAGGTCTTCGCCAACGCCACAG TGTTGACGGCTTTACCTGCTTTAGCTGTAGCCCCACAACCGGTTCAGACCAAAGTGACTCTGGGGCCAGGCTCTTCTCTGCAGGGGGCAGGATTGTCACACCAAGGGGCGGGGCTAACACTGGAGGTGGGCTCGGTGGGCGGAGTCAGTCCCACAGGTAACCAGGTGGACAAAAACACCTGGGTTTACCTGGAAGAGATGGCCAATACTTTACTGAGCAATGTGCAGCAGCTGAAGAACCTGATCGAACAGGCCAAGCAGGGCGCAGTGATGGGGAAGGACTCCCGGAGAGAG tgcTCTTTGAACCAGTCTTTCGAGTCTCAGTTGGGATTTTCTCACTCAGACGACTCAGACCCAAAGAGGAGCTCAGACCTCAACGAGATCATTATGAAC ATGTGTGTGAACTGCGGTCGCGTGGCCATCAGTGAGTGCACCGGCTGTCACAAAGTCAGCTACTGCTCAAACTTCTGTCAAAGGAAG GATTGGAAGGACCACCAGCTCACGTGCACTGGAGCTGTTCAAGACGAGGACCAAATCCCGTCTTTGACCATGGACAAAGTCAagtga
- the deaf1 gene encoding deformed epidermal autoregulatory factor 1 homolog isoform X1, translating into MDEADSATKALGLDEPPLTGPIHGPPGIGSDTESEAEAQAMEPGNLDIGAGSLQNSDEAEAAFAEVARVTAVSVSGVHGADDNVFTTTTSGSLPEHVLSGRTLQLGEGLNQKATLIVVHTDSSIVEAAGLKSSSAIAPVCPSGAQTPSTPLSPQDKPSGSKYNWDPSVYNNELPVRCRETSGILYKNRLGSGGKGRCIKHNQQWYTPTEFEGLAGRASSKDWKRSIRYAGRPLLCLIQDRILVPHAASCTCASCCDDIILCAKEGEQIESEQIILGGPVRLFVPYKRRKKDGDPPVIPQKKELTVPKSLTLPPGTFTVTPTGHIATTTGTLSFERASSGEPSALDTPPEVFANATVLTALPALAVAPQPVQTKVTLGPGSSLQGAGLSHQGAGLTLEVGSVGGVSPTGNQVDKNTWVYLEEMANTLLSNVQQLKNLIEQAKQGAVMGKDSRRECSLNQSFESQLGFSHSDDSDPKRSSDLNEIIMNQMCVNCGRVAISECTGCHKVSYCSNFCQRKDWKDHQLTCTGAVQDEDQIPSLTMDKVN; encoded by the exons ATGGACGAAGCCGACTCGGCCACGAAGGCGCTCGGGCTGGATGAACCGCCCCTTACCGGGCCGATCCACGGGCCGCCGGGGATAGGCTCGGACACGGAGTCGGAGGCAGAGGCACAGGCGATGGAGCCGGGAAACCTCGACATAGGAGCCGGGTCCCTGCAGAACTCAGACGAGGCCGAGGCGGCGTTTGCAG AGGTGGCACGGGTgactgctgtgtctgtgtccggTGTCCATGGGGCAGATGACAATGTTTTCACCACAACAACCTCAGGGAGTCTTCCTGAACATGTGCTG AGCGGCCGCACACTGCAGCTCGGTGAGGGCCTGAACCAAAAGGCGACTCTGATCGTAGTGCACACGGACAGCAGCATCGTGGAGGCGGCTGGACTCAAATCCTCCTCCGCCATCGCTCCag TGTGCCCGTCTGGTGCACAGACACCCTCCACACCGCTCTCGCCTCAGGACAAACCCTCTGGATCCAAATACAACTGGGACCCTTCAGTGTACAACAACGAGCTGCCTGTGCGCTGTCGAGAGACCAGCGGCATCCTCTACAAGAACAGGCTCGGATCAG GAGGCAAAGGGCGATGTATCAAACACAACCAGCAGTGGTACACTCCCACAGAGTTCGAGGGTTTGGCCGGACGAGCCAGCAGCAAAGACTGGAAGAGGAGCATCCGATACGCAGGAAGACCACTGCTCTGCCTCATACAG gATCGTATCTTGGTCCCTCACGCGGCCTCCTGCACTTGTGCCTCATGCTGTGACGACATAATTCTA TGCGCCAAGGAAGGGGAGCAGATTGAATCAGAACAAATAATTTTG gGCGGTCCAGTTCGTTTGTTTGTCCCATAcaaaaggaggaagaaagaTGGCGATCCTCCGGTCATTCCCCAAAAGAAAGAACTTACCGTCCCAAAGAGCCTCACTCTCCCTCCAGGAACAT TCACAGTCACGCCCACCGGGCACATCGCCACGACAACAGGAACTTTGAGTTTTGAACGTGCATCATCTGGAGAACCCTCTGCTCTGGACACACCCCCCGAGGTCTTCGCCAACGCCACAG TGTTGACGGCTTTACCTGCTTTAGCTGTAGCCCCACAACCGGTTCAGACCAAAGTGACTCTGGGGCCAGGCTCTTCTCTGCAGGGGGCAGGATTGTCACACCAAGGGGCGGGGCTAACACTGGAGGTGGGCTCGGTGGGCGGAGTCAGTCCCACAGGTAACCAGGTGGACAAAAACACCTGGGTTTACCTGGAAGAGATGGCCAATACTTTACTGAGCAATGTGCAGCAGCTGAAGAACCTGATCGAACAGGCCAAGCAGGGCGCAGTGATGGGGAAGGACTCCCGGAGAGAG tgcTCTTTGAACCAGTCTTTCGAGTCTCAGTTGGGATTTTCTCACTCAGACGACTCAGACCCAAAGAGGAGCTCAGACCTCAACGAGATCATTATGAAC CAGATGTGTGTGAACTGCGGTCGCGTGGCCATCAGTGAGTGCACCGGCTGTCACAAAGTCAGCTACTGCTCAAACTTCTGTCAAAGGAAG GATTGGAAGGACCACCAGCTCACGTGCACTGGAGCTGTTCAAGACGAGGACCAAATCCCGTCTTTGACCATGGACAAAGTCAa